In Plodia interpunctella isolate USDA-ARS_2022_Savannah chromosome 9, ilPloInte3.2, whole genome shotgun sequence, a single genomic region encodes these proteins:
- the LOC128672596 gene encoding carbonic anhydrase 1-like isoform X2: MTKCVLVTVFLIDLVMSKTAHLKYPDLKKSSIIRDNDLESDFRPNFHWRYNVEYEWPGRMCRHGMGSRQSPIDIVTSKVIVDDRREFIKYGPLQFRGYDNVLVSAINNGHTLQFSTEGDPAMHPTISGGPLKHQYRLEQMHFHWLSEHAVNGQKYPMELHFVHVRADLDVEHALNEGDGLAIVAVFCNVLSQFADRKYAVDDDLMQHIPNLVTEGSRISGVVMDLNKLLSADKHSYYTYAGSLTTPQCNEVVVWILFEMPIFITDEQYRFFGKTGIGYNNFRSIQPLDKHIIYRTSHQPAPAELQTPTIVKAMSHFVRTLKDFFKNILIPRI; encoded by the exons ATGACAAAGTGTGTATTAGTTACTGTGTTTCTCATAG ATCTGGTAATGTCCAAGACTGCCCACTTGAAGTACCCGGACCTCAAGAAATCAAGCATCATCCGTGACAATGATTTGGAATCTGACTTTCGGCCCAATTTCCATTGGAGATATAATG TGGAATACGAGTGGCCGGGCAGGATGTGCCGTCACGGCATGGGCAGTAGGCAGTCGCCCATTGACATCGTCACATCCAAGGTGATAGTGGACGACAGGAGAGAGTTCATCAAGTACGGCCCACTGCAGTTCAGGGGGTATGACAACGTGCTGGTCTCTGCCATTAACAATGGACACACCC TGCAGTTCAGCACAGAAGGCGACCCGGCGATGCACCCCACGATCTCTGGAGGTCCCCTCAAGCATCAGTACCGGCTGGAGCAGATGCACTTCCACTGGCTTTCCGAGCACGCCGTTAATGGACAAAA ataCCCCATGGAACTTCACTTCGTACATGTTCGTGCGGATTTGGACGTGGAGCATGCGCTCAACGAGGGCGACGGATTGGCCATCGTTGCCGTGTTTTGTAAC GTTCTATCACAGTTCGCAGACAGAAAGTATGCCGTGGATGATGACTTAATGCAGCATATCCCCAACCTTGTCACAGAAGGTTCTAGAATTAGCGGTGTCGTCATGGACCTCAA CAAACTCCTGAGCGCAGACAAGCATTCTTATTACACATACGCGGGGTCGCTCACCACGCCGCAATGTAACGAAGTGGTCGTCTGGATACTCTTCGAGATGCCCATATTCATCACTGATGAACAG taCCGATTTTTCGGCAAAACGGGCATTGGCTACAACAACTTCAGAAGTATACAGCCCTTGGACAAGCACATAATTTACAGGACATCCCACCAGCCGGCCCCGGCCGAGTTGCAAACCCCTACGATAGTCAAAGCAATGAGCCACTTCGTCAGGACACTCAAGGACTTCTTCAAGAAT aTTCTTATTCCAAGGATTTAA
- the LOC128672596 gene encoding carbonic anhydrase 1-like isoform X1: MTKCVLVTVFLIDLVMSKTAHLKYPDLKKSSIIRDNDLESDFRPNFHWRYNVEYEWPGRMCRHGMGSRQSPIDIVTSKVIVDDRREFIKYGPLQFRGYDNVLVSAINNGHTLQFSTEGDPAMHPTISGGPLKHQYRLEQMHFHWLSEHAVNGQKYPMELHFVHVRADLDVEHALNEGDGLAIVAVFCNVLSQFADRKYAVDDDLMQHIPNLVTEGSRISGVVMDLNKLLSADKHSYYTYAGSLTTPQCNEVVVWILFEMPIFITDEQYRFFGKTGIGYNNFRSIQPLDKHIIYRTSHQPAPAELQTPTIVKAMSHFVRTLKDFFKNVSLFLFQGFKAKEVPEVYITTKQPILYVLRHYSY; the protein is encoded by the exons ATGACAAAGTGTGTATTAGTTACTGTGTTTCTCATAG ATCTGGTAATGTCCAAGACTGCCCACTTGAAGTACCCGGACCTCAAGAAATCAAGCATCATCCGTGACAATGATTTGGAATCTGACTTTCGGCCCAATTTCCATTGGAGATATAATG TGGAATACGAGTGGCCGGGCAGGATGTGCCGTCACGGCATGGGCAGTAGGCAGTCGCCCATTGACATCGTCACATCCAAGGTGATAGTGGACGACAGGAGAGAGTTCATCAAGTACGGCCCACTGCAGTTCAGGGGGTATGACAACGTGCTGGTCTCTGCCATTAACAATGGACACACCC TGCAGTTCAGCACAGAAGGCGACCCGGCGATGCACCCCACGATCTCTGGAGGTCCCCTCAAGCATCAGTACCGGCTGGAGCAGATGCACTTCCACTGGCTTTCCGAGCACGCCGTTAATGGACAAAA ataCCCCATGGAACTTCACTTCGTACATGTTCGTGCGGATTTGGACGTGGAGCATGCGCTCAACGAGGGCGACGGATTGGCCATCGTTGCCGTGTTTTGTAAC GTTCTATCACAGTTCGCAGACAGAAAGTATGCCGTGGATGATGACTTAATGCAGCATATCCCCAACCTTGTCACAGAAGGTTCTAGAATTAGCGGTGTCGTCATGGACCTCAA CAAACTCCTGAGCGCAGACAAGCATTCTTATTACACATACGCGGGGTCGCTCACCACGCCGCAATGTAACGAAGTGGTCGTCTGGATACTCTTCGAGATGCCCATATTCATCACTGATGAACAG taCCGATTTTTCGGCAAAACGGGCATTGGCTACAACAACTTCAGAAGTATACAGCCCTTGGACAAGCACATAATTTACAGGACATCCCACCAGCCGGCCCCGGCCGAGTTGCAAACCCCTACGATAGTCAAAGCAATGAGCCACTTCGTCAGGACACTCAAGGACTTCTTCAAGAATGTTAGTTT aTTCTTATTCCAAGGATTTAAGGCGAAAGAAGTACCTGAAGTATATATTACAACCAAGCAACCGATTTTATATGTGTTGAGACACTATTCGTACTGA